The uncultured Methanolobus sp. sequence GAGTTCCCCACACACGTGGGGATGAACCGGTACTTTCCTTCAGGCAACCTATTGCTTCTATGAAAAATATCATATACCTGCTGCGCCCTAAAAATATCGATACATGCCGGACGGGAAAGAAAAAGCAATATCTGTATATCCTCTTCTGATGGTGAACTTTATCGGCACCATGGGGATAAGTCTAGTTCTTCCTTTCCTTATTTTTCTGGTGGAAAGATTCGGCGGGAACGCCCTTGTATACGGACTTCTCTCTTCAATGTATCCTTTTTTCCAGTTGATAGGTTCACCTCTTCTTGGAAAATGGTCAGATATTTACGGCAGGAAAAAAATCCTTTTTGTCAGCCAGGCAGGAACTTTGTTCTCCTGGATTCTGTTCTTTATAGCTCTCTTTGTGCCCGTAACAATACTGGTCAATATCGACTCTGATATTCTCGGTAAATTCATGGTTACCCTACCGCTGTTAATGCTCTTCATTGCACGGGGGCTGGACGGCCTGACCGGTGGCAACGTTTCAGTATCAAATGCGTATGTCGCCGATATTAGTAATGATGGTAACAGAAGCAAAAATTTCGGTAAGCTCTCAATTTCCACAAATCTTGGTTTTATTGTGGGGCCGGCACTTGCAGGAATTCTGAGCGCAACAGTCTATGGTGAAGCCCTCCCGGTACTGGCTGCTATTCTGATCGCCTTTGTCGGAACTGTTATGATAGCATTGTACATTCCTGATACCTGCAGCAACAAAGCAGATACCGTTATGTTAAACGTTTGTCCATATCCAAAAAGCGGTCGCATGGCCGGTGAAAAACACAAAAATAGTATAAGGGATGTCTGGAAAATACCCGCTCTCCGTTTGATGTTCATTATTTATTTCCTGCTCTTTCTGGGTTTCAACACTTTTTACACAGCATTCCCGGTTCATGCTGCAAATTATCTTCAGTGGAGTATTGCAGAACTTGGCATATTTTTTTCATTCCTGAGCATCGTGCTTGTAATTGTTGAAGGGCCCGTACTTTCATACGTGTCTAAAAGATCAAGGGATTCCTCAATGATAATTGGTGGAAGTTTCATCCTCGGCCTGAACTTTGTGGTGCTGGCATTAGGGAACACGTTCTTCACATATATGGCAGCAGTATTGCTTGCTCTTGGTAATGGTCTGATGTGGCCTTCGATACAATCAATGCTTGCCAGGCTTGCAGGAAATGATGACCAGGGTCTGGTTCAGGGCCTGTCGGGCAGTGTCATGAGCTTTGCAGCTATTTTTGGTCTGATTGGTGGGGGTCTGATTTACGAACTTGCCGGAAGATGGTCTTTCCTTTTAACTGCAGCTATAATTGCCTGTGTGTTTGTTCTATCCATGCGCCTGCGTTCATTTGACGCAACTGGCAGTCAGGAGTAGAATAAAAAAGGAAATGAAAAAAGAAGTTAATGCTTACCTGAGCATGTATTTCACATCATAACTGTTGGCAGGGTATGCATACATTTCTTCTCTTACCTGTGAAAGCGTGAGTCCTGCTTTTATTGCCAGCGTAAAAATGTTAATGACATCATCTGCCCCGGGTCCTATCAGGTGTGCACCGACTATCTTTTCCGTATCCTTCTCGATGATAACCTTGGAAGCAGAGTATCCCAGATTTGTCCTCCTTGCAGAATAGAATTTGCTGAGGTCGCTGGAGATTATTTTATGCTTGTCTGTTGCATCCTTTTCAAGCAATCCTACTGCTGCAAGTGTGGGAATGGTAAATACTGCGGATGCGATTCCTGAATAGTCTACTGTGTGTTTGTTACCTTCAATGATATTGGATGCCAGCACGTTTGCCTGCAGGCTGGCTGTTGGAGTTAGTGCAGGTCCGGGTAATATACAATCGCCAGCAGCATACACCGCAGGATTTGAAACGCTTTGCAGGTATTCGTTCACTGCAATTGCGCCGTGTTCGATAGTCAGTCCGCCTTTTTCAGCTTCAAGTCCCTCGATGTCAGGCACTCTTCCAAGCCCGTGAACCACCATGTTGCACTCATGGCTGGTTTCTTTTTCGGACTTGCTGTCATGGGTGATAAGTTCAAGTTCGGAACCTGTGGTATCTGATGCTCTGTTGTCATCCTGCTTTCTGATCTCCCTGAGTTCCTGTCCTGTTATTACTTTGATACCGGCTTTTTCCGATGCTTCCACAAGTATGTGGACAAGGGCGGGGTCAAAGTTCTTGAGAAGATTTTCGCCTCTGTGGATTATGGTCACCTCAGCGCCAGCTCTAGCAGCAATATGAGCAAATTCAAATGAGATGTATCCTCCGCCTGCAAAAATAATCTTTTCAGGTAATTCCTTCAGGTCCAGAAACCCATCACTTGTGGTGAGATAATCAGCACCAGGTATGTTTATCTTTCTTGAAGTTGCACCTATTGCCAGTAATATATACTTCGCAGATATGAGTTCATTTCCAGCACGCAGGGTATTAGGATCATGGAAGCTCACCATACCATGATATGTATCAATGCCTGCTTTTTTGAAAGCCGCTTCTTTGGGGTCAGTGAATGAATGGACAAGATGATCTTTGAAGCTGATTAAATCTGCCCATTCAAGTTCCGGATTGCAGTTGACGCCTTTGCCCTGCATACGTCTTCCGCCATCAACAATCTCAGCAGCACCACTGAGTATCTTCTTTGGGATACAGCCGTGGAATGCACATATGCCTCCAAAACCTGTTTTATCTGCAATGGCTACTTTCATTCCCGCAGCATTGAGTTTGTATGCAAGTGAAGAACCTGCAACTCCGGTACCAACTATAAAAGCATCGTAATCCATGTCATATCATGACTCCGGTAAATAATCTCTCTAAAACAGACTCATATAAGATTGTAATTTTCCCGTCATGCACTTTTATTTTGTGAAAAATTATGTGAAAACAAATATGAGTACAAAACACAGGGTAAATCAGTTTGGGGAATTTTCATCACACTGTATTGTAATTATACTGTCAACGGAGATGTGGGAATAGCGGTCTTCAGTGATCTCAAGGGTCAGGACACCGTCACTGCATGCCTTGGCATTTCCGCGGAATTTGAGAATGCCACCACAATATACTATAACATCTTTTCCAATGAAATGTCCGGCAATAAATGGTTGTAGTTTTAACATGTCTCCCATCACAATCCCCTGTAAATATAAATTATATTGACACGGTTAATATAAGTATTGATTACTGGTTTTTATATAAGCTGAGCATGTACTTTTCCTCTCCCAAAAGAATGAAATAGTTCCCAAAGAATAAATAGTGCGACTTCCATCTACGTAGCAAAGCGGTGAGTACCTATGGCTGATAAAAGAAAAAAGCGAGGTTTTTTTGATGATATCTTCAGTGAAGGCAGTTTTACAGACATAGAAGATATCATAGATCAGATGATGGAGAAATTCGGTCTTAACTTCGAAGATTTTGAAAAGCAGCCGTTCTTTTATGGTTTCTCAGTGTCCCGTCATCCGGGAGAGGAACCTGAGATTCGGGAATTCGGAAATATCTTCTCTGATGGGGACGATGAGGACGACGACGAATCAATAATACAGCAGTTCAGGGTAAATGAAAGAAAACCCCTAATGGATGTATTTGAAATCGATGACAAAGTACACGTCATGATCGAGCTTCAGGGTGTTGAGAAAGAGGACATAGATCTTAACGTCACCGAGAAATCACTTGAACTCATCGCAGAAAATGAAGAAATGATGTATGAGGAAAGTATTGATCTTCCTTCCAGTGTTGATCCGGATTCTGCAAAAGCAAGATATCATAATGGTGTACTTGAGATAATTATGGACATGAAAGAGCTTGGTGTTGCCCACTCTGTACATATCGATTAGAGCCATCCGGTTTTAATTGCTTTTTTCATATATCGTGGCCAAAATGTATATATGAGCTTCGCATATACCTTATTTGGTATGTGGAATTACAAGTGGGATCTAAATGTCTGCTAGTACGGGAAATGTAGCTGGCTCTGTCCTGCCGTTGATGTTGCAGAACGCTGGCCAGGATTTGTTCACCAGATTAAATATAGGGATAATTTATCTTGATGAACACAACAGGTTGCTCTGCTCCAATAAGGTAGTACGTGACCTGACGGGCTTTGTGGCCGAAGAACTTTTTGATGAAAACTATGGTGAGCTTTGTTGTGATTCTCATTACAATAATAACTCTCTTTCCGAATTCTTTTTATCAACGCGACCTTTGTATGAAGAAAGGTCCTGTAAGTTCCGGATAACTGACAAAAAAGGTAATTTCAGATACCTGTTATGCGATGTATTCCCTTTTCCTGACAATTGTAAAAGCAAGGGGGGAAAAATATGCATTTTAAGGGCTGATGCAATACATGGCCCTGATGAAAATGACTTTTCTTCTGAAGAACACAATGATGAGCACAAAATTGAAAATATGTACCTTCGGGAAAAAGTGCTTTCAAAACTCGGGGAAAAAACCCTATCATGCAGTAATATTAATTCACTGATGGATTATGCACTAAAACTGGTAGCAAAAGCACTGGATGTAAAATATTCTCTTATTATGGAGAGACTTCAGGACGGCCAATTCCTGCTGAGGTATGGATACGGTCTGAGTGAATGGTGCATAGGTTCTGCACTGGTAGAAAAGGAAACGGGATCTCCATCAGGATATACGGCTTTTACCGGCAGTTCGCTGGTTGTAGAGGATATGCGTACAGAAGAGCGTTTCTTTGTACCGCGTTTCCTTCATGAACATAATATTGTTAGCGGTGTCGCTGTTATCATTGGTGACAGGAAAGATATGTATGGTGTGATGTGCATCTACACGGATAATCAAAGGAAATTTACCGAACATGATGTTAATTTCCTTCAGTCAATTGCTAATATTCTTGCCGAAAAAATCAAACTCCGGGATTCTTTTAAGTCACTGGAACTTTACAGGAACCTGATAAACCAGTCCAGTGATTACATAATGGTGCTCAATGCCGTGACAAAAAAGTTCATCTATGTCAGTAATAAGGTATTTCATGATCTTGGCTTCACGGAAGCTGAGATACTGGGACAGGATATCTTTGATCCCGGTTGCTTTATAAACGGGCATGATATGCATGAACATATCGGTAACATGGCTGAAGATGACGATATTGTGGTTGAATTCAAATTAATGGCAAAGGATGGTTCGTTAATTCCTGTCGAGATAAGTTTCTCATTTGTTGAGGACGCAGGCACTACTTATATAGTGTTAATCGGCCGTGATATAAGTGAACGCCACATACTGGAACTCGCAATAAAGGAACGCGCAAGACAGCTTGAATACTCCAATGAGATCAAGAATCTGTTTGCGGATATCACAAGTCATGACCTGATCAACTCTATTTCTTTAATTGAAGGATTTTCAGGCTATCTTAAGGATATGGAAACCGATGAGGAAAAAAAGCATCTCTTAGGGCATATTGTAAGTAGCACGGCCAGATTGAAGAAGACGATAGATTCGGCTACTGTATTTGCCAGGCTCAACAGTACATCAGACATGAGTACTGAGGAGATTGATCTTCTTTTAATGTATTATGGTGCTCTTGAGAGAATTCTGGAAAAAATATCTGAGAAAGGTATAAACGTTAAGCTCGATTCACCCAGGCAGTGCAATGCACTTGTAAATCCGATAATTGAGGAAGTATTCTATAACCTGCTTTCAAACGCGATCAAATATTCTCCGCAAGGCGGCACAATAATAGTGAACATAGCACCCGAAGACAGCAAATGGAAAGTCAGCATTTCCGATGAAGGCCCGGGTATCTCCGATGAGGACAAGAAAAAGATATTTGGCAGATTCAGAAGAGCTGACGCTTCACATGTAAGTGGACATGGTCTGGGACTTGCAATCGCCCGCATGGCATTGAAATGCCATGGTGAGGAGATTTATGTTGAAGACAATGGCACCGGTGTTGGTACTACTTTTTGTTTTACTGTCCAGGCTGCTGGCATGTCCGAGTCATAACTTTAATTAGGAATTGCGGGGATAATTTAAACCTCATAATTTGTTTTTGAATGGTGCCTGTAACATGTCATTACCATAAGTAATATATAGGTACCAAAAAATTACTGTTATGCTTTAGAGGTATATGGAATGGTTAAGAAAACAATTCATGAGATCAATAGCAAGATCAGAGATGGAAGTGTCAATGTGGTCACTGCCGAGGAAATGGTTCACATTGTGGGTGAACTTGGCGCAGAAGAGGCTGCAAAAGAAGTTGATGTTGTAACTACCGGAACTTTTGGTGCTATGTGTTCATCGGGCGTCTGGCTGAACTTCGGACACTCAGAACCCCCTATCAAGATGCAGAAAGTCTTCCTCAATGATGTGGAGGCATATACCGGTGTTGCGGCAGTTGATGCTTTCATAGGTGCAACGCAGATCTCTGAAACCCTTGGCATGGATTACGGCGGTGCCCATGTAATTGAAGACCTGATAAGAGGCAAGTCCGTGCATCTTCATGCAATGTCCCATGGGACAGACTGTTATCCCCGGAAGGTTCTTGACACAACACTTTCCCTTGATGACATGAACCAGGCCATTATGATGAACCCCCGCAATGCATATCAGAAATACAATTCTGCGACAAACAGTACCAAGAGCACAATACACACTTACATGGGGTCTTTACTTCCATCCTTTGGAAATGTCACTTACTCAGGAGCCGGTGTTCTTTCACCATTATCAAATGACCCGGATTACATGACCATTGGTACAGGCACAAGGATATTCCTTGGAGGTGCACAGGGTTACATAGTCGGACAGGGAACCCAGCATTCTTCAGGCGGAGGATTTGGTACGCTAATGGTTCAGGGTGACCTCAAGAATATGAGCACGGATTATATCAGGGCTGCAAATTTCACAGGTTACGGCACTTCACTTTATGTTGGCATGGGTGTACCTATTCCAATACTCAATGAGCAGATAGCCCAGGCAACTGCAGTAACTGATGCAGGTGTAACCACTCAAATACTTGATTATGGAATACCCAGCAGGGACAGGCCGGCAATACGTGATGTGACCTATGAAGAATTACGAAGCGGTTTTG is a genomic window containing:
- a CDS encoding MM0924 family protein, producing the protein MGDMLKLQPFIAGHFIGKDVIVYCGGILKFRGNAKACSDGVLTLEITEDRYSHISVDSIITIQCDENSPN
- a CDS encoding NAD(P)/FAD-dependent oxidoreductase, which encodes MDYDAFIVGTGVAGSSLAYKLNAAGMKVAIADKTGFGGICAFHGCIPKKILSGAAEIVDGGRRMQGKGVNCNPELEWADLISFKDHLVHSFTDPKEAAFKKAGIDTYHGMVSFHDPNTLRAGNELISAKYILLAIGATSRKINIPGADYLTTSDGFLDLKELPEKIIFAGGGYISFEFAHIAARAGAEVTIIHRGENLLKNFDPALVHILVEASEKAGIKVITGQELREIRKQDDNRASDTTGSELELITHDSKSEKETSHECNMVVHGLGRVPDIEGLEAEKGGLTIEHGAIAVNEYLQSVSNPAVYAAGDCILPGPALTPTASLQANVLASNIIEGNKHTVDYSGIASAVFTIPTLAAVGLLEKDATDKHKIISSDLSKFYSARRTNLGYSASKVIIEKDTEKIVGAHLIGPGADDVINIFTLAIKAGLTLSQVREEMYAYPANSYDVKYMLR
- a CDS encoding MFS transporter, encoding MPDGKEKAISVYPLLMVNFIGTMGISLVLPFLIFLVERFGGNALVYGLLSSMYPFFQLIGSPLLGKWSDIYGRKKILFVSQAGTLFSWILFFIALFVPVTILVNIDSDILGKFMVTLPLLMLFIARGLDGLTGGNVSVSNAYVADISNDGNRSKNFGKLSISTNLGFIVGPALAGILSATVYGEALPVLAAILIAFVGTVMIALYIPDTCSNKADTVMLNVCPYPKSGRMAGEKHKNSIRDVWKIPALRLMFIIYFLLFLGFNTFYTAFPVHAANYLQWSIAELGIFFSFLSIVLVIVEGPVLSYVSKRSRDSSMIIGGSFILGLNFVVLALGNTFFTYMAAVLLALGNGLMWPSIQSMLARLAGNDDQGLVQGLSGSVMSFAAIFGLIGGGLIYELAGRWSFLLTAAIIACVFVLSMRLRSFDATGSQE
- the hsp20 gene encoding archaeal heat shock protein Hsp20 gives rise to the protein MADKRKKRGFFDDIFSEGSFTDIEDIIDQMMEKFGLNFEDFEKQPFFYGFSVSRHPGEEPEIREFGNIFSDGDDEDDDESIIQQFRVNERKPLMDVFEIDDKVHVMIELQGVEKEDIDLNVTEKSLELIAENEEMMYEESIDLPSSVDPDSAKARYHNGVLEIIMDMKELGVAHSVHID
- a CDS encoding ATP-binding protein; the protein is MSASTGNVAGSVLPLMLQNAGQDLFTRLNIGIIYLDEHNRLLCSNKVVRDLTGFVAEELFDENYGELCCDSHYNNNSLSEFFLSTRPLYEERSCKFRITDKKGNFRYLLCDVFPFPDNCKSKGGKICILRADAIHGPDENDFSSEEHNDEHKIENMYLREKVLSKLGEKTLSCSNINSLMDYALKLVAKALDVKYSLIMERLQDGQFLLRYGYGLSEWCIGSALVEKETGSPSGYTAFTGSSLVVEDMRTEERFFVPRFLHEHNIVSGVAVIIGDRKDMYGVMCIYTDNQRKFTEHDVNFLQSIANILAEKIKLRDSFKSLELYRNLINQSSDYIMVLNAVTKKFIYVSNKVFHDLGFTEAEILGQDIFDPGCFINGHDMHEHIGNMAEDDDIVVEFKLMAKDGSLIPVEISFSFVEDAGTTYIVLIGRDISERHILELAIKERARQLEYSNEIKNLFADITSHDLINSISLIEGFSGYLKDMETDEEKKHLLGHIVSSTARLKKTIDSATVFARLNSTSDMSTEEIDLLLMYYGALERILEKISEKGINVKLDSPRQCNALVNPIIEEVFYNLLSNAIKYSPQGGTIIVNIAPEDSKWKVSISDEGPGISDEDKKKIFGRFRRADASHVSGHGLGLAIARMALKCHGEEIYVEDNGTGVGTTFCFTVQAAGMSES
- a CDS encoding homocysteine biosynthesis protein, which encodes MVKKTIHEINSKIRDGSVNVVTAEEMVHIVGELGAEEAAKEVDVVTTGTFGAMCSSGVWLNFGHSEPPIKMQKVFLNDVEAYTGVAAVDAFIGATQISETLGMDYGGAHVIEDLIRGKSVHLHAMSHGTDCYPRKVLDTTLSLDDMNQAIMMNPRNAYQKYNSATNSTKSTIHTYMGSLLPSFGNVTYSGAGVLSPLSNDPDYMTIGTGTRIFLGGAQGYIVGQGTQHSSGGGFGTLMVQGDLKNMSTDYIRAANFTGYGTSLYVGMGVPIPILNEQIAQATAVTDAGVTTQILDYGIPSRDRPAIRDVTYEELRSGFVDIDGREVPTSSLSSFKKSRIIANELKGWISRGEFFVSMPVERIPKDVSAKPMKQTEGIALVSDIMAVSVVTINKDASVYDAAKIIQDTSFNHLPVLNSDKTLAGIITAWDIAKAVSLNKFDLVGEIMTRKVITANADERVAVVARRLDQNEVSAMPVINKDRHIIGMITSDDISKLYARRS